A stretch of Stigmatopora argus isolate UIUO_Sarg chromosome 22, RoL_Sarg_1.0, whole genome shotgun sequence DNA encodes these proteins:
- the tiprl gene encoding TIP41-like protein isoform X3 — protein sequence MMISHGLKITKEDFCFGPWKVTTAKNHIMNSKDLERLTQELNLPSLPEMLFGENMLRIQHGDGFGIEFNAIDALKRINNSDDNVQVACAQQWQESRVPSEHSQEVVRPYDWTFTTDYRGTLIGEEMQIKVTETTERINMEKLRTREQIMFFDEVLLFEDELHDHGVSMISVKIRVMPTSFFTLLRFFLRVDGVLIRINDTRLYHEAGQKYMLREFCTRESSIAELKSIPASQFTDPNEIAQHLPFKLRQ from the exons ATGATGATTTCACATGGTCTTAAGATCACGAAAGAGGATTTTTGTTTTGGTCCATGGAAAGTGACAACGGCCAAAAACCATATAATGAATTCCAAAGATCTTGAAAG ATTAACACAGGAATTGAACTTGCCCTCCCTTCCAGAAATGTTATTTGGGGAAAACATGCTGCGCATCCAACACGGCGATGGCTttggaattgaattcaatgcaaTTGATGCCCTAAAGAGAATCAACAACTCTGATGACAACGTCCAAGTGGCGTGTGCTCAACAATGGCAGGAGAGCAG AGTTCCTTCTGAACACTCTCAAGAGGTGGTGAGACCATACGATTGGACATTCACCACAGACTACAGAGGCACTCTAATTGGAGAAGAAATGCAGATAAAG GTGACTGAGACGACAGAGAGGATTAACATGGAAAAGCTTAGGACCCGTGAACAAATCATGTTCTTTGATGAGGTCCTACTGTTCGAAGATGAACTCCATGACCATGGTGTATCAATGATAAGTGTTAAAATT AGGGTGATGCCTACCAGTTTCTTCACATTGCTGCGTTTTTTCTTGCGAGTGGATGGTGTGCTGATAAGAATAAATGACACACGGCTATATCATGAG GCTGGACAGAAGTACATGCTAAGGGAGTTCTGCACAAGGGAAAGTAGCATTGCAGAATTGAAG